One Pagrus major chromosome 15, Pma_NU_1.0 DNA window includes the following coding sequences:
- the LOC141009682 gene encoding uncharacterized protein, producing MADLLITCVSHHPVLFDKGHKNYKDNEFKDNVWQSIAEHLGYQDIEDAKRLWKNLRDTYVRKKREEKQTRSGQAGKAKKKWKYMDVMSFLDTSTAFRRVHSNLDLPQQDEEMEETGQESEESEGEAATAASAARAPKRRSRDLLQEYLERKEEREQQRAKEREERDDIHHFLMNLAPAMRRLSLGKQSWLKMKMQELVFQAEFGYSEPEHSQFTQL from the exons ATGGCGGATCTACTGATTACCTGCGTCTCTCATCACCCTGTGTTATTTGACAAGGGACACAAAAATTACAAGGATAACGAATTCAAGGATAATGTGTGGCAAAGCATCGCCGAACATCTGGGCTATCAAGACA TTGAGGATGCAAAGAGATTGTGGAAAAACCTGAGGGACACGTAtgtgaggaagaagagagaagaaaaacagacaaggAGTGGGCAGGCAGGGAAAGCAAAGAAGAAGTGGAAATACATGGATGTAATGTCTTTCCTGGACACATCCACAGCTTTCAGAAG GGTGCACAGCAATCTGGACCTCCCACAGCAGgatgaggagatggaggagacagGGCAAGAGTcagaggagagtgagggagaggctgctactgctgcttctgctgcaagGGCACCTAAAAGGAGGAGCAGGGATTTACTCCAAGAATatctggagagaaaagaagaaagggagCAGCAGCGTGCTAAAGAGCGTGAGGAAAGAGATGACATTCATCATTTTCTCATGAATCTTGCTCCGGCCATGAGAAGGCTGTCTCTGGGTAAGCAATcatggctgaaaatgaaaatgcaagaGCTTGTCTTTCAAGCAGAATTTGGATATTCAGAGCCAGAACACTCACAATTCACACAGCTGTGA